A part of bacterium genomic DNA contains:
- a CDS encoding enoyl-CoA hydratase/isomerase family protein: MLVGLSRPGDGVAVVELNNPPLNLVTLDLTRQLGEVLDAVASDGSVRAVIVAGAGGRAFCAGSDVREFAPVRDRVVEAKLRRENAVWTQLEDLPQPTIAAIEGWALGGGLELALCCDLRVIAEDARVGLPEVHLGVFPGTGGPLRLARLIGESRAKSLLYLGDTLAAADALALGIAYQTVPRGEARTAALALARRLADAPAQAVQACKRAVRAAGDMERDAALEYALELSGRVFRCEDVLEGASAFLEKRPPRFRHR, from the coding sequence ATGCTGGTCGGCCTCTCTCGCCCCGGCGACGGGGTTGCCGTGGTCGAACTGAACAACCCGCCGCTGAACCTCGTGACCCTCGATCTCACGCGGCAACTCGGCGAGGTCTTGGACGCCGTGGCCTCGGACGGCTCCGTCCGGGCCGTCATCGTCGCGGGCGCCGGCGGGCGGGCGTTCTGCGCCGGGTCGGACGTGCGAGAGTTCGCCCCGGTCAGGGACCGGGTGGTCGAGGCGAAACTCCGACGCGAGAACGCGGTCTGGACGCAACTGGAGGATCTGCCGCAGCCGACGATCGCCGCGATCGAGGGATGGGCGCTCGGCGGAGGACTGGAGCTTGCCCTGTGCTGCGATCTGCGGGTCATCGCGGAGGACGCGCGGGTGGGACTGCCCGAAGTCCATCTGGGCGTTTTCCCCGGAACCGGCGGTCCGCTCCGCCTGGCCCGGCTGATCGGCGAAAGCCGGGCAAAGAGTCTGCTCTACCTCGGCGACACGCTGGCCGCCGCGGACGCGCTCGCGCTCGGGATCGCCTATCAAACGGTCCCACGCGGGGAAGCGCGGACCGCAGCACTGGCCCTCGCCCGGCGGCTCGCGGACGCGCCGGCGCAGGCCGTCCAGGCCTGCAAGCGCGCCGTTCGCGCGGCGGGTGACATGGAGCGGGACGCGGCGCTCGAGTATGCGCTCGAGCTGAGCGGCCGCGTCTTCCGGTGCGAGGATGTGCTCGAAGGCGCTTCCGCCTTTCTCGAAAAGCGGCCGCCTCGGTTCCGGCACCGCTGA
- a CDS encoding alpha/beta fold hydrolase yields MVESLPVVLIPGLLCSPRLYAEQLPALWRFGPVMIADHTRDDSVAGIARRVLAAAPPRFALVGLSMGGYTAFEVMRASPGRVARLALLDTSARADTPEQSDRRRAQIALAQRGRFGEVLDPLFLSWAHRSRRNDPALRRVVQLMAEETGPEAFVRQQTAIMTRPDSRPDLAAIRCPTLVLVGDGDEATPPDRAAEIADGIASARLVSVPECGHLSALERPSHVTRALVEWLER; encoded by the coding sequence ATGGTCGAATCCCTGCCCGTCGTCCTCATCCCGGGCCTCCTGTGCTCGCCGCGCCTCTACGCCGAGCAGCTTCCCGCATTGTGGCGATTCGGTCCGGTGATGATCGCGGACCACACGCGCGATGACAGCGTGGCGGGGATCGCGCGCCGCGTTCTGGCGGCGGCGCCGCCTCGATTCGCCCTCGTCGGGCTGTCGATGGGCGGGTATACGGCCTTTGAAGTCATGCGCGCGTCGCCCGGCCGGGTTGCCCGGCTGGCCCTCCTCGACACGTCGGCGCGGGCGGACACGCCGGAACAAAGCGACCGCCGCCGCGCCCAGATCGCACTCGCCCAACGTGGAAGGTTTGGAGAGGTGCTCGATCCGCTGTTTCTCTCCTGGGCGCACCGTTCCCGGCGGAACGATCCCGCCCTGCGGCGCGTCGTGCAACTCATGGCGGAGGAGACGGGCCCCGAGGCGTTCGTCCGCCAGCAGACCGCCATCATGACCCGGCCCGACTCGCGGCCGGACCTCGCCGCGATTCGTTGCCCCACCCTGGTCCTCGTCGGCGACGGCGACGAGGCCACCCCGCCGGATCGGGCGGCTGAGATCGCCGACGGCATCGCGTCGGCGCGCTTGGTCTCCGTGCCCGAGTGTGGTCATCTGTCCGCGCTCGAACGGCCGTCGCACGTCACGCGGGCGCTCGTCGAGTGGCTGGAACGGTGA
- a CDS encoding RidA family protein has protein sequence MTRAIQRIRLEGVLPPPVSHYCDAVRAGDFLSISGMVAMDQHGRVVGPGDAARQAEQIFEHISRVLAHAGADFSRVTSVLIHLVNMDDRVRINPVRMRYFGEHRPASTLVQVTSLIHPDLLVEVTCTAYIGS, from the coding sequence GTGACCCGGGCCATCCAGCGGATCCGCCTCGAGGGCGTGCTGCCCCCGCCGGTCAGCCACTACTGCGACGCGGTGCGGGCCGGGGACTTTCTGTCCATCTCGGGAATGGTCGCGATGGATCAGCACGGCCGGGTGGTCGGACCCGGCGATGCGGCCCGGCAGGCGGAGCAAATCTTCGAGCATATTTCTCGCGTGCTGGCGCACGCCGGCGCCGACTTCTCCCGCGTGACGAGCGTTCTCATCCACCTCGTCAACATGGACGACAGGGTCCGAATCAACCCGGTCCGGATGCGGTACTTCGGGGAGCACCGGCCGGCCAGCACGCTCGTACAAGTGACATCACTTATTCATCCCGACCTGCTCGTGGAGGTCACCTGCACCGCGTACATCGGGTCCTGA
- a CDS encoding GntR family transcriptional regulator, translating to MQSPLRETIDFKTREQAAYETIRRDIIQGRWGPDESLVISTIAGELGVSRITVSNAIKRLAGEGFVGIAPHKEAVVARLDPEGVREIYLMRAELEALAGREAARRITPEALAGAHRLNAVVRERRAGLPDAIQALRAADRAFHRYVRSTAAMPRLDELLENLADQCEYYRSRLLDPTRLAAPDPQAHEVLLDALAAHDGEAAARVMRDHITAGMRTVLAALEYRR from the coding sequence ATGCAATCTCCATTGCGCGAAACTATCGACTTCAAGACGCGCGAGCAGGCGGCCTACGAGACCATCCGACGGGACATCATCCAAGGCCGGTGGGGTCCGGACGAGTCCCTGGTCATCAGCACGATTGCGGGGGAGCTCGGGGTCAGCCGGATCACCGTTTCGAACGCCATCAAGAGGCTCGCCGGCGAGGGGTTTGTCGGCATTGCCCCGCACAAGGAAGCCGTGGTGGCGCGCCTCGATCCCGAGGGCGTCCGCGAGATCTACCTCATGCGGGCGGAGCTCGAGGCGCTGGCCGGCAGGGAGGCCGCCCGTCGCATCACGCCGGAGGCGCTCGCGGGGGCGCACCGGCTGAACGCGGTCGTGCGCGAGCGGCGCGCCGGCCTCCCCGATGCGATCCAGGCGCTGCGCGCGGCGGATCGCGCGTTCCACCGATACGTTCGTAGTACCGCGGCCATGCCGCGTCTCGATGAGCTCCTGGAAAATCTCGCCGATCAGTGCGAATACTACCGGTCGCGACTGCTCGACCCGACCCGGCTGGCGGCGCCTGATCCGCAGGCCCACGAGGTGCTGCTGGACGCGTTGGCCGCGCACGACGGCGAGGCCGCGGCGCGTGTCATGCGGGATCACATTACGGCCGGCATGCGCACGGTGCTGGCCGCGCTGGAATACCGGCGGTGA
- a CDS encoding pyridoxal-phosphate dependent enzyme: MSRSAVAAALARLPRKALVRLPTPLERAPNLSRTLGIDLWIKRDDLTGLALGGNKARKLEYLVGDALADGATSLMTTAAAQSNFCRATAAAAARAGLRAQLLLRGTGAEPIQGNLLLDRLLGADIRFTSDMDPYSDATRRRLSAWADEERARGRRPYPMYLHGGSRAGALGTAAYVRAAIELDDQFAAGGIHPAHVYVAAGSGSTLAGLLVGARRAAERLAQARLVGVCVGALSPVIGPKIREFARAAAALLDATPLGDGVAADDGVTLDDGQRGEAYGVPTPAALDAIRTAAAADAVIFNPVYTGKAFAALLADVARGAVTAGSTVVFINTGGDPLVFTHADRLAAHPTPRPIQEVT, from the coding sequence GTGAGCCGGTCCGCGGTCGCGGCCGCCCTTGCACGGCTGCCTCGAAAAGCGCTCGTGCGGCTGCCGACCCCGTTGGAACGCGCCCCAAACCTCTCCCGCACCCTGGGGATCGACCTCTGGATCAAACGGGACGACCTGACCGGCCTGGCCCTCGGAGGCAACAAGGCGCGCAAACTCGAGTACCTGGTGGGTGACGCGCTCGCCGATGGGGCGACCTCGCTCATGACAACGGCGGCCGCGCAGTCGAACTTCTGCCGGGCAACGGCGGCGGCGGCGGCGCGCGCGGGGCTGCGGGCCCAGCTGCTGCTCAGGGGCACGGGGGCGGAACCCATTCAGGGCAATCTGCTGCTCGACCGCCTCCTCGGCGCCGACATCCGGTTCACGAGCGACATGGATCCGTACTCCGACGCGACGCGGCGCCGGCTCAGCGCCTGGGCCGATGAGGAGCGGGCGCGCGGACGCCGGCCGTATCCGATGTATTTGCACGGCGGCTCGCGCGCCGGCGCGCTGGGCACGGCCGCGTACGTGCGGGCGGCGATCGAGCTGGACGATCAGTTCGCCGCGGGCGGGATTCACCCCGCGCACGTCTACGTCGCGGCGGGGTCCGGCAGCACGCTGGCGGGACTGCTCGTCGGTGCCCGCCGGGCCGCCGAACGGCTCGCGCAGGCCCGGCTCGTGGGAGTGTGTGTCGGGGCGCTCTCGCCCGTGATCGGGCCGAAGATCCGCGAGTTTGCCCGCGCCGCCGCGGCGCTGCTCGACGCCACACCGCTCGGCGACGGCGTCGCGGCCGACGATGGCGTCACCCTCGACGACGGCCAACGCGGCGAGGCGTACGGCGTTCCCACGCCCGCGGCGCTCGACGCCATTCGCACCGCGGCGGCGGCCGACGCGGTGATCTTCAATCCGGTTTACACCGGCAAGGCGTTTGCCGCGCTGCTCGCCGACGTCGCCCGCGGCGCGGTCACGGCCGGCAGTACCGTCGTGTTCATCAACACCGGCGGCGATCCACTCGTGTTTACCCACGCGGACCGTCTGGCCGCGCATCCCACTCCCCGACCGATCCAGGAGGTGACGTGA
- a CDS encoding ABC transporter substrate-binding protein, whose amino-acid sequence MSDETLDARARRLTRRRLLGTAATAAGGAWVGARAGAIPAASAETRPPAGELRVSLPARIVALDPLGPQAAEESVRIVAAHIFDTLVVADPRTRGVRPGLALKWETPDPRTWVFTLRPGVKFHDGAPLGARDVKASLERLLRLKGPYGPLWAAVDTVDAAGDLAVRIRTKTPLGTMLANASLLSILPAGKMDAAGFFNRPVGSGPFAVTAYRPDSELVLEANPGYWGGAPGVRTLRFKDIPEIAARVTALITGEIDLTYGLPPDQLAALRGHNDLRIVAEPSYRYYFIWMNLKREPFTDVRVRQAMIYALDIDTILNTLLKGIARRMTAPIPSTVFGYAPQRPYAYDPQKAKQLLAAAGRPNGFETAMIWNPGSGPQDREVAQALFSYWSAIGIRVKDAQSERAQWLDRLLKLDWDLDMQTNGVNTGDADFVLRRLYTSSANRMGYANPQADRVLQLAAETVDQNKRKVYYAQACAMIWDDAVGIYPFELIQTYVARARVVGFTPTPNFPTFTTVTVR is encoded by the coding sequence ATGAGTGATGAGACCCTGGACGCCCGCGCGCGGCGGCTGACGCGGCGCCGGCTCCTCGGGACGGCGGCCACCGCGGCGGGAGGCGCCTGGGTGGGCGCCCGCGCCGGGGCGATCCCGGCGGCCTCGGCCGAGACGCGGCCCCCGGCCGGCGAGCTGCGTGTGTCGCTCCCCGCGCGCATCGTCGCGCTCGATCCGCTCGGCCCGCAGGCGGCGGAAGAATCCGTCCGCATCGTCGCCGCGCACATCTTCGACACCCTGGTCGTCGCGGACCCCCGGACGCGCGGGGTGCGGCCCGGGCTCGCGCTCAAATGGGAGACCCCCGACCCCCGCACGTGGGTGTTCACGCTGCGTCCCGGCGTCAAGTTTCACGACGGCGCGCCGCTCGGCGCGCGGGACGTCAAGGCCTCGCTGGAACGCCTGCTCCGGCTCAAGGGTCCGTACGGTCCGCTGTGGGCCGCGGTCGACACCGTCGACGCGGCGGGCGATCTGGCCGTCCGCATCCGGACGAAGACGCCGCTGGGCACGATGCTCGCCAACGCGTCCCTCCTGTCGATTCTGCCGGCGGGCAAGATGGACGCCGCCGGGTTCTTCAACCGTCCGGTCGGGTCCGGGCCGTTTGCGGTGACCGCGTACCGTCCCGACAGCGAGCTCGTGCTGGAAGCGAACCCGGGGTACTGGGGCGGCGCCCCCGGCGTTCGGACGCTGCGCTTCAAGGATATCCCGGAAATCGCCGCGCGCGTGACGGCCCTGATTACCGGGGAGATCGACCTCACGTACGGGCTGCCGCCGGACCAACTGGCGGCGCTGCGCGGCCACAACGATCTGCGCATCGTGGCCGAGCCCTCGTACCGGTACTACTTCATCTGGATGAACCTCAAGCGCGAACCGTTCACCGACGTGCGCGTCCGGCAGGCCATGATCTACGCGCTCGACATCGACACGATTCTCAACACGCTGCTGAAGGGGATCGCGCGGCGCATGACGGCGCCGATTCCCTCGACCGTGTTCGGATACGCGCCGCAGCGGCCGTACGCGTACGATCCGCAAAAGGCGAAGCAGCTGCTCGCCGCGGCCGGCCGCCCGAACGGGTTCGAGACTGCGATGATCTGGAACCCCGGCTCCGGGCCGCAGGACCGGGAGGTCGCCCAGGCGCTCTTCTCCTACTGGAGCGCGATCGGCATCCGGGTCAAAGACGCGCAGTCGGAGCGCGCGCAGTGGCTCGACCGCCTGCTCAAGCTCGACTGGGACCTCGACATGCAGACGAACGGCGTCAATACCGGCGACGCGGACTTCGTGTTGCGGCGGCTCTACACGTCGAGCGCGAACCGCATGGGGTACGCCAATCCGCAGGCCGACCGGGTGCTGCAGCTCGCGGCCGAGACGGTGGACCAGAACAAACGCAAGGTCTACTACGCGCAGGCGTGCGCGATGATCTGGGACGACGCGGTCGGCATCTACCCGTTCGAACTCATCCAGACGTACGTCGCGCGCGCGCGGGTAGTGGGCTTCACCCCGACGCCGAACTTCCCGACGTTCACGACGGTGACGGTCCGGTAG
- a CDS encoding ABC transporter permease — MGPYILRRLALSAFVLWGALTIVFVAVRVVPGDPAQMMVGAQGTREDVDALRHRLGLDRPLAAQYARYLGQAARFKFGDSLRLEVPAAAAVGQRLGATALLAGCAMLLAGAVSLPLGILAAIRRRSVTDALVSLASLLGQSVPNFWLGIMFILVFARVLRWLPSAGVGGPAHLVLPVVTLSLLLIGVLTRLVRSGLLDVVREDYIRSAYAKGLGTPLVLARHALPNALIPVVTVAGLQLGQLLAGAVIVETVFAWPGVGRLLVDAISNRDYPVVQVAVLVITASFIVVNLLVDLSYAYLDPRVRYR; from the coding sequence GTGGGCCCGTACATCCTGCGCCGGCTGGCGCTCTCGGCGTTCGTGCTCTGGGGCGCGCTCACGATCGTCTTCGTGGCCGTGCGCGTGGTGCCCGGCGATCCCGCCCAGATGATGGTGGGCGCGCAGGGGACCCGCGAGGACGTCGACGCGCTGCGGCACCGCCTGGGGTTGGACCGGCCGCTGGCGGCGCAGTATGCGCGCTACCTGGGTCAGGCCGCGCGCTTCAAGTTCGGCGACTCGCTCCGGCTCGAGGTGCCGGCCGCGGCGGCCGTCGGGCAGCGGCTCGGCGCGACGGCGCTGCTTGCGGGGTGCGCGATGCTCCTGGCCGGGGCGGTCAGCCTGCCGCTCGGGATCCTGGCGGCGATCCGGCGCCGGTCGGTGACCGATGCGCTCGTCTCGCTGGCCTCCCTGCTCGGGCAATCCGTGCCGAACTTCTGGCTCGGGATCATGTTCATTCTCGTGTTCGCGCGTGTGCTCCGGTGGCTGCCGAGCGCGGGGGTGGGGGGTCCGGCGCACCTCGTGCTGCCGGTCGTGACGCTGTCGCTGCTGCTCATTGGGGTGTTGACGCGCCTCGTCCGCAGCGGGCTGCTCGACGTGGTGCGCGAGGACTACATTCGGTCGGCGTACGCGAAGGGGCTCGGCACGCCGTTGGTGCTCGCGCGCCACGCGCTCCCGAACGCCCTGATTCCGGTCGTCACGGTCGCCGGACTCCAACTCGGCCAGCTCCTCGCCGGTGCCGTCATCGTGGAGACGGTCTTTGCCTGGCCCGGGGTCGGCCGGCTGCTGGTCGATGCCATCAGCAACCGGGATTACCCGGTCGTCCAGGTGGCCGTGCTGGTCATCACGGCCAGCTT